One uncultured Hyphomonas sp. genomic region harbors:
- the ald gene encoding alanine dehydrogenase — MRIGVPTEIKKQESRVGLTPESVGELVRAGHEVFIQDSAGLGSGFQNEDYTAVGAKILPDADAVFKAAELIVKVKEPQPEETARLTPDHTLFTYLHLAPDPVQAAGLMKSGCLAIAYETVTDAQGGLPLLRPMSQVAGRMSMQVAAWALMRTKRGRGILLGGVPGVMPSKVVIIGGGVSGTHAAEIAVGMRADVTVFDRNNRRLDELDSEFRGSLKTMYSTAHSLGEAIKDADLVIGAVLIPGAAAPKLISREQLKTMKPGAVLVDIAIDQGGCFETSHATTHEDPIYEVDGVLHYCVANMPGAVPRTSTYALNNATLPFVMQIANKGAREAINANPHLANGLTVDGGKIAHEAVAQDLGEDYVRPAWLKSPG; from the coding sequence ATGCGCATTGGTGTTCCAACAGAAATCAAGAAACAGGAATCCCGTGTCGGCCTGACACCGGAAAGCGTCGGCGAGCTGGTGCGGGCGGGCCATGAGGTTTTCATCCAGGACAGCGCCGGCCTCGGCTCCGGTTTCCAGAATGAGGACTACACCGCCGTCGGGGCGAAAATCCTGCCGGACGCCGATGCCGTCTTCAAAGCCGCCGAACTGATCGTGAAGGTGAAAGAGCCCCAGCCGGAAGAGACCGCCCGTCTCACGCCGGACCACACGCTCTTCACCTATCTTCACCTGGCGCCCGATCCTGTTCAGGCGGCCGGCCTGATGAAGTCCGGCTGTCTTGCCATTGCCTATGAGACCGTCACCGACGCGCAGGGCGGCCTGCCGCTGCTGCGCCCGATGAGCCAGGTGGCCGGCCGGATGTCCATGCAGGTCGCTGCCTGGGCCCTGATGCGCACCAAGCGCGGCCGCGGCATCCTGCTGGGCGGCGTGCCCGGCGTAATGCCGTCGAAAGTGGTCATCATCGGCGGCGGCGTCTCCGGCACCCATGCGGCCGAGATCGCGGTCGGCATGCGCGCCGACGTCACCGTCTTCGACCGCAACAATCGCCGTCTCGATGAACTCGACAGCGAATTCCGCGGTAGCCTGAAGACCATGTACTCCACTGCGCACTCGCTCGGCGAGGCGATCAAGGATGCCGACCTCGTCATCGGCGCGGTGCTGATCCCGGGCGCCGCCGCACCGAAACTGATCAGCCGCGAACAGCTGAAGACGATGAAGCCCGGCGCGGTTCTGGTCGACATCGCCATCGACCAGGGCGGCTGTTTCGAAACCAGCCACGCCACGACGCATGAAGACCCGATCTATGAGGTCGACGGTGTGCTGCACTATTGCGTTGCCAACATGCCGGGCGCCGTGCCGCGCACGTCGACCTACGCCCTCAACAACGCCACCCTGCCCTTCGTGATGCAGATCGCCAACAAGGGCGCGCGCGAAGCGATCAACGCCAACCCGCACCTCGCCAACGGCCTGACGGTCGACGGCGGCAAGATTGCGCACGAAGCGGTGGCACAAGATCTGGGTGAAGACTATGTCCGCCCCGCCTGGCTAAAGAGTCCAGGCTGA
- a CDS encoding PadR family transcriptional regulator, producing MASKNENDRKNLTELEACVLALIAKEGPCTAYSIRKQFEESLTSTWHASTGSIYPLIRRMTERGFLARQDVESDGRGAKEIEATPAGRKAAQAWLKEVPDWVGEPAADPIRTRLIFISVLAPGDRVAVIKRMIAATQVSLSRVEVNRAQLSAEGRAVDALSVAGAGHMLQARLNWLEDVLAFYT from the coding sequence ATGGCAAGCAAAAATGAGAATGACCGGAAGAATCTGACGGAACTTGAGGCCTGCGTTCTGGCGCTGATCGCCAAGGAGGGGCCGTGCACAGCCTACAGTATCCGCAAGCAGTTCGAAGAGTCTCTGACATCGACATGGCATGCCAGTACCGGCTCGATCTATCCCTTGATCCGCCGCATGACGGAGCGTGGTTTTCTGGCCCGGCAAGACGTCGAATCTGATGGGCGGGGGGCAAAGGAGATCGAAGCGACGCCAGCCGGCAGGAAAGCGGCGCAGGCCTGGCTGAAAGAGGTGCCGGACTGGGTCGGTGAGCCGGCGGCAGACCCGATCCGTACACGCTTGATTTTTATCAGCGTTCTCGCGCCGGGCGACCGGGTAGCGGTTATCAAGCGCATGATCGCCGCAACGCAGGTTTCTCTAAGCCGCGTGGAGGTCAATCGCGCTCAGTTGAGCGCGGAAGGCAGAGCCGTGGACGCGCTGTCGGTTGCGGGGGCGGGCCACATGCTGCAGGCCCGCCTCAACTGGCTGGAGGACGTGCTGGCCTTCTACACGTAA
- a CDS encoding CPBP family intramembrane glutamic endopeptidase, whose product MTDVSPAKKTATYLLWALPLLFPLALPGIGALFSLAVVVIALIFHKDARRATLRWWGDSPGRMVAIGIGAGVVIHIGFSILIEPLIQISLHEEIDLSNFDAVKGNLANYLILLAIGVFFGGFAEELMFRGFVIGWGERLFGGGAIFLVVLSAAVFGAAHLYQGPSGMLSTGLMGFLFGLLYLSTGRRLVACMLAHATIDILGITELYVGHPFLPPLFGV is encoded by the coding sequence ATGACGGACGTATCCCCGGCAAAAAAAACTGCGACGTACCTTTTGTGGGCGCTTCCCCTGTTGTTCCCATTGGCCCTGCCCGGAATCGGCGCCCTGTTTTCGCTGGCCGTTGTGGTGATTGCACTGATTTTCCACAAGGACGCACGGCGCGCGACCCTGCGCTGGTGGGGCGACAGTCCAGGCCGGATGGTCGCCATCGGTATCGGCGCCGGGGTCGTCATCCATATCGGCTTTTCAATCCTCATTGAGCCATTGATCCAGATCAGCCTCCATGAGGAAATCGACCTCAGCAATTTCGACGCGGTCAAAGGCAACCTCGCAAACTATCTGATCCTGCTGGCCATAGGCGTGTTCTTCGGCGGGTTTGCAGAAGAATTGATGTTCCGGGGGTTTGTCATTGGCTGGGGGGAACGCCTGTTTGGTGGCGGAGCAATCTTTCTTGTCGTGCTCTCTGCAGCCGTGTTCGGCGCAGCCCACCTGTACCAGGGACCGTCAGGCATGTTGTCGACCGGACTGATGGGCTTTCTGTTCGGCCTGCTTTATCTCTCAACGGGACGTCGGCTGGTCGCCTGTATGCTGGCGCACGCCACGATCGACATACTCGGTATCACGGAGCTTTACGTCGGCCACCCATTCCTGCCGCCCCTGTTCGGCGTATGA
- a CDS encoding ABC transporter substrate-binding protein — MLRTLIASVAIALAPLPALAGPEAEALIAGAAADISDPVKGEEAFTRSIDVAAVARFALGKHARRVSAEEQARFTDALSVFLADTFRENAGTFREADIVVLGSKDRSESDSIVETRITPKGEDPMKVRWRVIERNGEWRVVDVEVLGLWLAIEQRAQISAILDRPRATIDDAIAALS, encoded by the coding sequence ATGCTCCGCACGCTCATCGCATCCGTTGCCATCGCCCTGGCGCCGTTGCCAGCTCTGGCAGGTCCCGAGGCTGAGGCCCTCATCGCCGGGGCAGCCGCCGACATTTCCGATCCGGTGAAAGGCGAGGAAGCCTTCACCCGGTCGATCGACGTTGCCGCGGTTGCCCGTTTTGCACTTGGCAAGCACGCCCGCCGGGTCAGCGCCGAGGAGCAGGCCCGTTTCACCGACGCGCTCAGCGTGTTCCTGGCCGACACATTCCGTGAGAATGCTGGCACCTTCCGCGAAGCCGACATCGTCGTGCTGGGGTCGAAAGACCGGAGCGAGTCGGACTCGATTGTCGAAACCCGGATCACGCCCAAGGGCGAAGACCCGATGAAGGTCCGCTGGCGCGTCATCGAACGCAACGGCGAATGGCGTGTTGTGGACGTGGAAGTACTGGGGCTGTGGCTCGCCATCGAACAGCGCGCCCAGATCAGTGCCATCCTCGACCGGCCCCGCGCGACCATCGACGACGCCATCGCCGCACTGTCCTGA
- a CDS encoding acetyl-CoA C-acetyltransferase, producing the protein MRDVVICEPVRTAVGGFGGSFKTVHAHEMASHVISELMKRTGLPAEAVEDCLFAQCYPTMEAPAFGRMVALDAGLTTTTGGYQIDRRCGSGLQAVINAIMQVGSGANDLVIAGGAESMSNAPFFSIEMRWGLKGDGLTLHDGLSRGRYTAGGKHHPVPGGMIETAENLRRDYQITREAQDEFAYNSHKKAAAAQAAGKFDEEIVPFTVKGRKADTVVDKDEHIRADSTLEKLSTLRAIRGKVDPDATVTAGNASGQNDGAAVCIVCTREAAEKYGLKPLGRMLSWQVAGVGPEVMGIGPVPSSEKAMARAGLELKDIDLFELNEAFASQVLACTKALNFSDDDMTRLNVNGSGISLGHPVGCTGVRILTTLLREMDRREARYGVETMCIGGGQGLAAVFERVV; encoded by the coding sequence ATGAGAGATGTTGTAATCTGCGAACCCGTACGTACTGCCGTCGGCGGCTTTGGTGGCAGCTTCAAGACCGTGCATGCCCATGAAATGGCGAGCCATGTCATCAGCGAGCTGATGAAGCGGACCGGCCTGCCCGCAGAAGCGGTCGAAGACTGTCTCTTCGCGCAGTGCTATCCGACCATGGAGGCCCCGGCCTTCGGGCGGATGGTGGCCCTCGATGCAGGCCTCACCACGACGACCGGCGGTTACCAGATCGACCGCCGCTGCGGCTCGGGCCTTCAGGCGGTGATCAATGCGATTATGCAGGTCGGGTCCGGCGCGAACGACCTCGTCATTGCGGGCGGGGCGGAGAGCATGTCAAATGCACCCTTCTTCTCCATCGAAATGCGTTGGGGCCTGAAGGGCGACGGGCTGACCCTGCATGATGGCCTCTCGCGTGGCCGCTACACGGCAGGTGGCAAGCACCACCCCGTGCCGGGCGGCATGATCGAGACGGCCGAGAACCTGCGCCGCGATTACCAGATCACCCGCGAAGCCCAGGACGAGTTCGCCTACAATTCGCACAAGAAGGCCGCTGCCGCGCAGGCCGCCGGAAAGTTTGACGAGGAAATCGTTCCGTTCACGGTCAAAGGCCGCAAGGCCGACACGGTGGTCGACAAGGACGAGCATATCCGCGCCGACTCGACGCTGGAGAAACTCTCCACCCTCCGCGCCATCCGCGGCAAGGTGGATCCGGACGCCACCGTCACGGCGGGCAATGCTTCCGGCCAGAATGACGGCGCGGCGGTCTGTATCGTCTGTACGCGCGAAGCGGCTGAAAAATACGGCCTGAAGCCGCTTGGCCGGATGCTGTCCTGGCAGGTGGCCGGTGTCGGCCCGGAAGTCATGGGCATTGGCCCGGTGCCGTCTTCGGAAAAAGCCATGGCGCGCGCCGGGCTGGAACTGAAGGACATCGACCTGTTCGAACTGAACGAAGCCTTCGCTTCGCAGGTGCTCGCCTGCACCAAGGCGCTGAACTTCAGCGATGACGACATGACCCGCCTGAACGTCAACGGCTCCGGCATTTCGCTTGGCCACCCGGTCGGCTGTACCGGCGTGCGCATCCTGACCACGCTGCTGCGTGAGATGGACCGCCGCGAAGCCCGCTATGGCGTCGAGACGATGTGCATCGGCGGCGGGCAGGGCCTGGCCGCCGTGTTCGAGCGTGTCGTCTAG
- a CDS encoding enoyl-CoA hydratase, which produces MADEIILVERDGPVALVTLNRPDALNALSRALRAEIVRVFTELKDDPEIRAVVLTGAGRAFTAGVDLKEAGQTGFALGADEDSKAINILAAIEAYPWPVIGAINGFAITGGFELALMCDVLLASENAKFADTHARVGIVPGWGLSQKLSRLIGISRAKELSFTGNFIDAEMSERWGLVNRVYKADELVPAAMKLAHEMCGTQPVLLKKYKALIDDGYGMSFADAMKEEVRRSIEHAESVTADSVEEARKQVTARGRDQQG; this is translated from the coding sequence TTGGCTGACGAAATCATTCTTGTTGAGCGCGACGGACCAGTCGCGCTGGTGACCCTCAACCGGCCGGACGCGCTGAACGCGCTCAGCCGCGCGCTGCGCGCCGAGATCGTGCGGGTCTTCACCGAGCTGAAAGACGATCCCGAAATCCGCGCTGTCGTGCTGACCGGGGCAGGCCGCGCCTTCACGGCCGGGGTGGACCTGAAAGAGGCCGGCCAGACCGGCTTCGCCCTCGGAGCCGACGAAGACTCCAAGGCGATCAATATCCTCGCCGCGATCGAAGCCTATCCGTGGCCGGTCATCGGCGCGATTAACGGCTTTGCCATTACGGGCGGGTTCGAACTGGCCCTGATGTGCGACGTGCTGCTGGCGTCCGAGAATGCGAAATTCGCTGACACCCACGCCCGCGTCGGCATCGTGCCGGGCTGGGGCCTGTCGCAGAAACTCTCGCGCCTGATCGGTATCAGCCGCGCCAAGGAACTCTCCTTCACCGGCAATTTCATCGACGCCGAAATGTCGGAACGCTGGGGCCTCGTAAACCGTGTCTACAAGGCAGACGAACTGGTGCCGGCAGCCATGAAACTTGCCCACGAAATGTGCGGCACGCAGCCTGTGCTGCTGAAGAAGTACAAGGCGCTGATCGATGACGGCTACGGCATGTCCTTCGCCGATGCCATGAAGGAAGAAGTGCGCCGCTCGATCGAGCACGCCGAGTCCGTCACCGCCGATTCCGTTGAAGAAGCCCGCAAACAGGTCACCGCCCGTGGCCGCGACCAGCAAGGATAA
- a CDS encoding molybdopterin-binding protein → MTDKSSPTAAVLLIGDELLSGRTRDINLQQIATYLAPLGIPVRESRTVPDIEDEIVAAVNALRGKYTYVFTTGGIGPTHDDITADAIAKAFGVGISEHPEVTAMLAERYKAMGTEYTPARRRMARIPHGASVVANPVSGAPGFQTGNVFTLAGVPQVARAMLEDIGPRLETGAVVHKITIRGTGLREGDIAEPLGQLAKEMPQVSFGSYPWFRTVGDNGVHLVASTLHEELIEDVAAKLSAIIEQAGVRPERLEDANT, encoded by the coding sequence ATGACCGACAAAAGCTCGCCGACCGCCGCCGTCCTCCTCATCGGGGATGAACTCCTGTCCGGACGGACCCGCGACATCAATCTGCAGCAGATCGCCACCTATCTGGCCCCGCTCGGTATTCCCGTGCGTGAGAGTCGCACCGTGCCGGACATCGAGGACGAGATCGTTGCGGCGGTGAACGCGCTGCGGGGAAAATACACTTATGTCTTCACCACGGGCGGCATCGGCCCGACGCATGACGACATCACCGCAGACGCCATCGCCAAGGCCTTCGGCGTCGGCATTTCCGAACATCCCGAAGTCACCGCCATGCTGGCCGAACGCTACAAGGCGATGGGCACCGAATACACGCCCGCCCGCCGGCGCATGGCGCGCATTCCGCACGGGGCAAGCGTCGTGGCCAATCCGGTGTCAGGCGCACCGGGCTTCCAGACCGGGAACGTGTTCACGCTGGCCGGCGTGCCGCAGGTCGCCCGCGCCATGCTGGAAGACATCGGCCCGCGTCTCGAAACGGGCGCGGTGGTGCACAAGATCACGATCCGCGGCACGGGCCTCCGGGAAGGGGACATTGCCGAGCCGCTGGGCCAACTCGCCAAGGAGATGCCGCAGGTTTCCTTCGGCTCCTATCCGTGGTTCCGGACCGTGGGCGACAATGGGGTCCACCTCGTTGCCTCCACCCTCCATGAAGAGCTGATTGAAGACGTCGCCGCGAAACTGTCGGCGATCATCGAACAAGCGGGCGTAAGACCCGAGCGGCTGGAGGACGCCAATACGTGA
- a CDS encoding serine hydrolase domain-containing protein, translating to MNWRPSIFLSSLAILGLVACTTAPAAGPQAITFNHLDAAETPAGFSANGLEALDAAMRKSVDDGLVEGISTLLVKDGQVINYDQYGIRRAADQAPITEDTIFRIYSMSKPITGVALMTLYEDGAFSLDDPITKFVPELAGLKVFEGLDEAGEPILVNPDRPATMRELMSHTAGFAYGLFSDDPVNKMFAEAEVLGAPDMDTYVSRLATVPLLYQPGTNWAYSTAVDLQGYIVEKLSGKRFGEYLQDEIFGPLDMADTGFYVPEDKRDRFSDVFTPNRETGVLQPLEAPNLDFRKGEIGMEKGGQGLVSTIGDYARFCQMLVNGGELNGVRILEPETVRLMRTDVLPEGVGLFSDGVSPNPQMAGQGFGLDFAVYVDPSASGASQPEGTYYWGGAAGTWFWIDPVNDLFFIGMIQRFPGSLDRSLRSESANLVYRALAE from the coding sequence GTGAACTGGCGCCCGAGCATATTTCTGTCGTCCCTGGCCATTCTGGGCCTTGTGGCCTGCACCACTGCGCCTGCAGCGGGCCCGCAAGCCATCACTTTTAACCATCTGGATGCCGCCGAAACTCCGGCGGGGTTTTCCGCAAACGGACTGGAAGCGTTGGATGCCGCCATGCGCAAATCGGTCGATGACGGGCTTGTGGAGGGCATCTCCACGCTTCTGGTGAAAGACGGGCAGGTCATCAATTACGATCAGTACGGCATTCGCCGCGCAGCCGATCAGGCGCCCATCACCGAAGACACGATCTTCCGGATCTATTCCATGTCCAAGCCGATTACGGGCGTCGCCCTGATGACCCTGTATGAGGACGGGGCGTTCAGCCTGGACGACCCGATCACCAAATTCGTACCTGAACTGGCAGGCCTGAAAGTGTTCGAAGGGCTGGATGAGGCCGGCGAGCCGATCCTCGTGAATCCGGACCGGCCGGCCACGATGCGGGAACTGATGAGCCACACGGCAGGGTTCGCCTACGGCCTGTTCAGCGACGACCCGGTCAACAAGATGTTCGCCGAAGCCGAGGTGCTGGGCGCGCCGGACATGGACACCTATGTCTCGCGGCTCGCCACCGTGCCGCTGCTCTACCAGCCCGGCACCAACTGGGCCTACAGCACGGCGGTCGATCTGCAGGGCTATATTGTCGAGAAGCTCAGCGGGAAGCGCTTTGGCGAATATCTGCAGGACGAGATTTTCGGCCCGCTCGACATGGCCGATACCGGCTTTTATGTGCCGGAGGACAAGCGCGACCGCTTCTCCGATGTCTTCACGCCGAACCGGGAGACCGGCGTTCTGCAGCCGCTTGAGGCGCCGAACCTGGACTTTCGCAAAGGCGAGATCGGGATGGAAAAGGGCGGGCAGGGCCTCGTCTCCACCATCGGGGACTATGCCCGGTTCTGCCAGATGCTGGTGAATGGCGGCGAGCTGAATGGCGTCCGCATTCTTGAGCCTGAAACGGTCAGGCTGATGCGCACCGATGTTCTGCCCGAAGGCGTTGGCCTGTTCTCCGACGGTGTCAGCCCCAATCCGCAAATGGCGGGGCAGGGCTTCGGGCTGGACTTCGCGGTCTATGTCGACCCGTCGGCGAGTGGCGCAAGCCAGCCGGAAGGGACTTATTACTGGGGCGGCGCGGCAGGCACCTGGTTCTGGATCGATCCGGTGAACGACCTCTTCTTCATCGGCATGATCCAGCGTTTTCCGGGTAGCCTCGACCGGAGCCTGCGGTCGGAATCCGCCAATCTCGTTTATCGCGCGCTTGCAGAGTGA
- a CDS encoding OsmC family protein translates to MKRTATAIWKGNLREGTGTLDTQSGALDAHPYSFKARFEDENGKSGTNPEELLGAAHAGCFTMQLSHLLAEAGHPAEQLKTTAAVSVEPKDGGGFEITHSALSLEAKVPGIEPDIFEAIAGKAKAGCPVSVALGGVEITLETRLDR, encoded by the coding sequence ATGAAACGCACCGCCACAGCCATCTGGAAAGGCAATCTGCGCGAAGGCACCGGCACGCTGGACACGCAGAGCGGCGCCCTCGACGCGCATCCCTATTCTTTCAAGGCCCGGTTCGAGGATGAAAACGGCAAGTCCGGCACCAATCCGGAGGAATTGCTGGGCGCGGCCCATGCCGGCTGTTTCACCATGCAGCTGTCGCACCTGCTGGCCGAGGCAGGTCACCCGGCGGAGCAGCTGAAGACCACCGCAGCCGTTTCGGTCGAACCGAAAGATGGCGGCGGCTTCGAGATCACGCACAGCGCGCTCAGCCTTGAGGCAAAAGTCCCGGGCATCGAACCAGACATATTCGAGGCCATTGCCGGCAAGGCCAAGGCCGGATGCCCCGTCTCCGTTGCGCTGGGCGGCGTTGAAATCACACTGGAAACCCGCCTCGACCGCTGA
- the map gene encoding type I methionyl aminopeptidase, with translation MTDTDLLLPMRTGEIRIHDAEGFEGMRKAGRLVAECLDMLVPEVKPGVTTEHLDNLIREFVLDHGATSATIGYRGYRHASCISINHVICHGIPGPKPLKEGDIANIDVTLIIDGWHGDHSRMFGVGEVKRKAERLMDVTYEAMMAGIAQVKPGNRFGDIGGAISEIARKNRMSVVEDFCGHGLGRLFHDEPNVIHSADYNTGPELKPGMFFTIEPMLNLGRKDANILPDGWTAVTRDRQLSAQYEHSVGVTEDGVEIFTTSPKGWHQPHKVVL, from the coding sequence ATGACCGACACCGACCTCCTCCTGCCCATGCGCACGGGCGAAATCCGCATTCACGATGCCGAAGGCTTCGAGGGCATGCGCAAGGCCGGGCGGCTGGTGGCGGAATGTCTCGACATGCTGGTGCCGGAAGTGAAGCCGGGCGTGACGACCGAACACCTCGACAATCTGATCCGGGAGTTCGTGCTGGACCATGGCGCGACCTCTGCCACGATCGGCTATCGCGGCTATCGCCACGCGTCCTGCATCTCGATCAACCACGTGATCTGCCACGGCATTCCGGGGCCAAAACCGCTGAAGGAAGGCGACATCGCCAATATCGACGTGACGCTCATCATCGATGGCTGGCACGGCGACCATTCGCGCATGTTCGGCGTCGGCGAGGTGAAGCGGAAGGCCGAGCGCCTGATGGACGTCACCTATGAGGCCATGATGGCCGGCATCGCACAGGTGAAGCCGGGCAACCGTTTCGGCGACATCGGCGGCGCGATCAGCGAGATCGCCCGCAAGAACCGCATGTCCGTGGTCGAGGATTTCTGCGGCCACGGCCTCGGCCGTCTTTTCCATGACGAACCGAACGTGATCCACTCCGCCGACTACAATACCGGACCGGAACTGAAGCCCGGCATGTTCTTCACCATCGAACCGATGCTGAACCTTGGCCGCAAGGATGCGAACATCCTGCCCGACGGCTGGACGGCCGTGACCCGCGACCGCCAGCTCTCGGCCCAGTATGAGCATTCCGTCGGCGTCACCGAGGACGGCGTGGAAATCTTCACGACCAGCCCGAAAGGCTGGCACCAGCCGCACAAGGTGGTGCTTTAG
- a CDS encoding cupin domain-containing protein has protein sequence MKLTTAILPALAFGLAACAHADHPDKLVRAAKGEMVDNPFHPVRLLLSNAESAGEVTIYEFLLPPKSPGSPPHTHSLEDEYFYVLSGTLDVLSNGETLRLKPGDFAALNRGHAHMFWNGSDTPTELLMTTTGSSFEAFMASAAPRIAEARPANAEEAGAVIGQLAAEHGIVISMDQMPEAAAPFYAPPPPTEPEQE, from the coding sequence ATGAAACTGACCACGGCAATCCTGCCTGCGCTGGCCTTTGGCCTTGCCGCCTGTGCCCATGCTGACCATCCGGACAAGCTGGTGCGGGCTGCCAAGGGCGAGATGGTGGACAATCCGTTCCACCCGGTCCGCCTCCTGCTGTCGAACGCGGAATCGGCGGGGGAGGTGACCATCTACGAATTCCTCCTGCCGCCGAAGAGCCCGGGCTCGCCGCCGCACACGCACAGCTTGGAAGACGAGTATTTCTATGTCCTCTCGGGCACGCTGGACGTTCTGTCGAATGGCGAAACGCTGCGCCTCAAGCCGGGGGACTTTGCGGCCCTCAACCGCGGCCATGCGCACATGTTCTGGAACGGCAGCGATACGCCGACCGAACTGCTGATGACCACGACCGGCAGTTCCTTCGAGGCATTCATGGCGAGTGCTGCGCCCCGGATCGCCGAAGCCAGACCCGCCAATGCCGAAGAGGCCGGCGCCGTGATCGGCCAGCTCGCTGCCGAGCATGGCATCGTCATTTCAATGGATCAGATGCCGGAAGCCGCCGCGCCGTTCTACGCGCCGCCGCCTCCGACGGAACCTGAACAGGAATAG
- the radC gene encoding DNA repair protein RadC translates to MKSGTDKPHWQGHRERLRGKLLSRGAAALDDYEILEVLLMAFIPRRDVKPIAKALEAKFGGLSGVLAAPAGDLVKVDGIGETVAAYLKAVAELQSRASLQEIRKREVISSWSALLEYVRREMQHETREQFRVLFLDRKNQLIADEVMSQGTVDQAPVYPREIARRALELAASSLILVHNHPSGDTTPSRADIDMTREIIDALIPFEIEVHDHLIAGTGGVTSFRSAGLI, encoded by the coding sequence ATGAAAAGCGGAACGGACAAACCTCACTGGCAAGGCCATCGCGAGCGCCTGCGCGGCAAGCTGCTGTCGCGCGGCGCGGCAGCGCTCGACGATTACGAGATTCTCGAAGTCCTGCTGATGGCATTTATCCCCCGGCGGGACGTGAAGCCGATCGCCAAGGCGCTGGAGGCAAAGTTCGGCGGCCTGTCCGGCGTGCTGGCCGCGCCGGCTGGCGATCTCGTCAAGGTGGACGGCATCGGCGAAACCGTGGCCGCCTATCTGAAAGCCGTCGCCGAACTGCAGAGCCGGGCGAGCCTGCAGGAAATCCGCAAGCGCGAGGTCATCTCCTCCTGGTCGGCCCTGCTGGAATATGTCCGCCGCGAGATGCAGCATGAGACGCGTGAGCAGTTCCGTGTGCTTTTCCTGGACCGGAAAAACCAGCTGATTGCCGATGAGGTCATGAGCCAGGGCACGGTGGACCAGGCCCCCGTCTATCCGCGCGAGATTGCCCGCCGGGCGCTTGAGCTCGCCGCCTCCAGCCTGATCCTGGTGCACAACCACCCTTCGGGTGACACCACGCCCTCGCGCGCCGACATCGACATGACGCGGGAAATCATCGACGCGCTCATTCCCTTTGAAATCGAGGTCCATGACCATCTGATCGCCGGAACCGGCGGCGTCACCAGCTTCCGGTCTGCAGGCCTGATCTGA